One Meles meles chromosome 13, mMelMel3.1 paternal haplotype, whole genome shotgun sequence DNA segment encodes these proteins:
- the LOC123955058 gene encoding uncharacterized protein LOC123955058, whose translation MNLKDSKYQATFLKIIYIWGKSDIITAVEAAFKSRPPVYCQINVVLYPSFYPYLQELPRGKPVFVPQKLYHSSCKSCRLISGLLELQMVIEMKMTCCHRQRNSQEPARKCQASVSELRALLASTIAPTVVFRLSYTLYVLQRSPAVLPRVNGLFTLSGNSLMNFSLCEVFPGASRPLTAPPHLAVLRSQSLELGLRAATARSSTSGLGVGGGEDPASRVPAVKDIEGKWAWEGPATRGGAGRRGGRWSRQPPARSRDPSLRTGKLPPALAAGAWRRGGLAGLAPPRVLSLALCLSPYRAGGSSVAGGGVAVLSRPRKVAEARAAGGWSGGRLQQQRGDPRSCHLRPPPAARLRALRPLGGHGALVPSLGLCPQGHAGSSRRPWDRDSARGCELELPEDAPGEAVVHSCALAAGRVPVSPCVESPGLAAAGLPAGGAPGGHAGLRRPHRVSMDSMPLLTVCTEDTV comes from the exons ATGAATTTAAAAGACAGCAAGTACCAAGCCACCTTTTTGAAG ATAATCTACATTTGGGGCAAGAGTGATATAATCACAGCTGTGGAGGCGGCTTTCAAAAGCAGGCCTCCAGTCTACTGTCAGATAAATGTGGTGCTGTACCCGTCTTTCTACCCCTACCTGCAGGAGCTTCCTCGTGGGAAGCCTGTCTTTGTCCCTCAGAAG CTCTATCATAGCAGCTGTAAAAGCTGCAGGCTTATCTCTGGCCTCTTGGAGCTGCAGATGGTCATTGAGATGAAG ATGACCTGCTGTCATCGACAGAGGAACAGCCAGGAACCAGCCAGGAAATGTCAAGCATCAGTGTCAGAACTCCGGGCGTTACTCGCGTCCACAATCGCTCCCACAGTGGTCTTCCGCTTGTCTTATACTCTTTACGTTCTGCAACGATCGCCTGCAGTTCTGCCCAGAGTCAACGGTCTTTTCACCCTCAGCGGCAACTCGCTAATGAATTTTTCGTTGTGCGAAGTCTTTCCTGGTGCTTCAAGACCCCTTACAGCTCCGCCCCACTTGGCTGTCCTGCGTTCCCAGTCGCTGGAGCTGGGGCTCAGAGCTGCGACCGCGAGGTCATCCACATCCGggctcggggtggggggcggcgagGACCCGGCCTCGCGCGTCCCGGCGGTTAAGGACATC GAGGGGAAGTGGGCCTGGGAAGGCCCCGCAACTCGCggtggagcagggaggagaggtggCCGCTGGTCCCGACAGCCTCCAGCCCGCAGCCGGGACCCTTCCCTGCGCACCGGGAAGCTTCCCCCGGCCTTGGCTGCTGGAGCATGGCGACGGGGCGGCCTAGCTGGGCTCGCGCCGCCTCGTGTGCTCTCCCTGGCACTGTGTCTGTCCCCCTACAGGGCCGGCGGGAGCAGCGTCGCCGGCGGCGGTGTGGCCGTTCTCTCCCGTCCCCGGAAAGTCGCGGAGGCACGGGCCGCTGGTGGGTGGAGCGGAGGCCGCCTCCAGCAGCAGCGCGGGGACCCGCGGAGCTGTCACCTCCGTCCTCCACCTGCCGCGCGTCTGCGGGCTCTTCGTCCCCTCGGCGGCCACGGAGCGCTGGTGCCGTCCCTCGGCCTTTGCCCTCAGGGTCATGCAGGCTCCTCCCGGCGACCGTGGGACAGAGATTCCGCCCGTGGCTGTGAACTGGAACTGCCCGAAGACGCTCCGGGGGAAGCTGTGGTCCACAGCTGCGCCCTCGCCGCAGGGAGAGTCCCGGTCTCGCCCTGCGTGGAATCGCCGGGCCTGGCAGCCGCCGGGCTACCGGCAGGGGGCGCTCCCGGTGGACACGCGGGGCTCCGCCGCCCGCACAGG GTCTCGATGGACAGCATGCCTCTGCTGACGGTTTGCACAGAGGACACCGTCTGA